A region from the Metarhizium brunneum chromosome 7, complete sequence genome encodes:
- the aclQ_1 gene encoding ABC transporter aclQ, with translation MARAELALQTLFYLYPVLLTLTLIGAQCLLFFRNRRREAARIANPSPSDHEPKRPERTRRICAWLIWSLQLVLSALLIASTSLAAKEALADHGEAPGTTAFPFSAYLASYVAVLLYFLAGLLPDPQGPWNPTAAHGSAWITGALMEVVVAAVLSSTQTSLAVSKTFIDALNALGVSRGAIFVLMAAVLIFRECQLRPSVPKSLPEERQSLLENGNGSSGNYATVPDSKPASDAAKTPQTANMSWLTYVASFRVLFPYLWPKDSVLYQAVVVVCVVLLICQRIVNVLAPLQLGNLVDALGKGGIPYKDIILFVAYRYLQGNQGAIGALRSVLWIPVSQSLFRRLSTAAFEHVLGLSLEFHLNKKVGEVTSALSRGAATNTFLEVFCFQVFPMIFDIFFAGVVFFVKYDAFYTVIVFFIMWSYIFLTLYLVKYRARQRRDMTTKTREMEAIRTDAIIAYETVQHNCAIPRETQRFKDHVLVFQRAERLVQWSLNGLNIVQSSIFTLGTALLVAVSAYKISIGEQTVGEFVSLINYFVQLQGPLNFFGTYYTMLQNNLIEAERLLDLFKETSGIVEKPDAVALPAARGEVAFKNVKFAYPVKKGEPVLDGISFTVAPGTKTALVGASGGGKSTCLKLLFRFYDVTGGAITVDGHDLRDLKTDSLRRNIGVVPQDTVLFNATIMYNLLYASPNATEADVHEACKAANIHDSILNFPDGYETKVGERGLKLSGGERQRIAIARAILKDAPILLLDEATASLDSNTEREIQDALDRVTSGRTTITIAHRLSTITNSDEIVVLDKGKVVERGTHEELLALRGKYHVMWEKQTTIETREKEKMEEQGEASEAGSHE, from the exons ATGGCGAGAGCAGAGCTGGCGCTGCAGACACTCTTCTATCTTTACCCAGTCCTCCTCACACTTACCTTGATTGGAGCGCAATGCCTCTTGTTCTTCCGCAATCGGCGTCGGGAGGCGGCGCGCATCGCGAATCCCAGCCCATCCGACCATGAGCCAAAGCGACCGGAGCGCACTCGACGGATATGTGCCTGGCTGATATGGAGCCTCCAGCTTGTGCTGTCTGCCTTGTTGATTGCCAGCACCTCTCTGGCGGCAAAAGAGGCGCTCGCTGACCATGGCGAGGCTCCCGGTACGACTGCGTTTCCCTTCAGCGCATATCTG GCCTCCTACGTCGCCGTTCTGCTTTACTTCCTGGCCGGATTGCTTCCTGATCCTCAGGGGCCCTGGAACCCAACTGCTGCGCATGGCTCGGCCTGGATCACTGGCGCCCTGATGGAGGtcgttgttgctgctgtccTGTCTTCTACACAGACTTCTTTGGCTGTTTCCAAGACGTTTATCGATGCATTAAATGCTCTAGGGGTGTCCAGAGGCGCCATCTTTGTCCTCATGGCGGCAGTTCTCATCTTCAGAGAATGTCAGCTGAGACCGTCAGTGCCGAAATCTCTGCCCGAGGAACGCCAGTCCCTGCTGGAGAATGGCAACGGATCGTCCGGCAATTATGCCACGGTCCCAGATTCCAAGCCAGCATCAGACGCGGCCAAAACGCCACAGACGGCGAATATGAGTTGGCTCACTTACGTGGCCAGTTTCCGAGTCCTGTTTCCGTATCTCTG GCCGAAGGACTCCGTACTCTAccaggctgttgttgttgtgtgtGTTGTTCTGTTGATATGCCAGCGCATTGTCAACGTCCTGGCTCCATTGCAGTTAGGAAACCTTGTCGACGCCCTCGGCAAAGGCGGCATACCGTACAAGGACATTATCCTTTTCGTCGCTTACCGCTATCTGCAGGGAAACCAAGGAGCCATCGGGGCCCTGCGGTCCGTCCTCTGGATTCCTGTGTCCCAGTCTCTCTTTCGTCGACTATCAACGGCGGCCTTTGAACACGTACTTGGCTTGTCCTTGGAGTTCCACCTGAACAAAAAGGTCGGCGAGGTCACCAGCGCGCTCAGTCGCGGCGCGGCCACCAACACTTTTCTCGAGGTTTTTTGCTTTCAGGTGTTCCCCATGATCTTTGACATCTTTTTCGCAGGCGTCGTCTTTTTTGTCAAATACGACGCCTTTTACACAGTCAttgtcttcttcatcatgtGGTCTTACATCTTTCTCACCCTGTACCTAGTCAAATATCGTGCCAGGCAAAGGCGAGATATGACCACCAAGACGCGCGAAATGGAAGCCATCAGGACCGACGCCATTATCGCCTACGAGACAGTGCAGCATAACTGCGCCATCCCTCGCGAAACGCAAAGATTCAAGGACCATGTGCTCGTTTTCCAACGGGCCGAGCGCTTGGTGCAGTGGTCGCTCAACGGTCTCAACATCGTCCAGAGTTCCATATTCACCCTCGGCACCGCGCTTCTGGTCGCCGTGTCGGCATACAAAATCTCCATTGGCGAGCAGACGGTCGGTGAATTTGTCAGCTTGATCAACTATTTCGTCCAGCTTCAGGGCCCTCTCAACTTCTTTGGCACCTACTACACCATGCTTCAAAACAATCTCATCGAGGCCGAGCGGCTCCTTGACCTG TTCAAAGAAACGTCGGGCATTGTGGAAAAgccagacgccgtcgccctACCTGCCGCACGAGGAGAAGTTGCCTTTAAGAATGTCAAGTTTGCGTATCCAGTGAAGAAGGGTGAGCCTGTTCTCGATGGTATCAGCTTTACCGTTGCCCCGGGTACCAAGACGGCCCTTGTCGGGGCatctggcggcggcaaatCAACCTGCTTGAAACTTCTATTCCGTTTTTACGACGTCACCGgcggcgccatcaccgtTGACGGCCACGATCTGCGGGATCTCAAGACCGACTCTCTCCGCAGAAACATTGGCGTTGTGCCGCAGGATACGGTGCTGTTTAACGCGACAATCATGTACAACTTACTGTACGCCTCTCCAAATGCCACCGAGGCCGATGTCCACGAAGCATGCAAGGCCGCCAATATTCACGATAGCATCCTCAATTTCCCGGACGGATACGAAACCAAGGTTGGAGAGCGCGGTCTCAAATTGTCCGGCGGGGAACGCCAGCGG ATTGCCATTGCACGTGCGATTCTCAAAGATGCGCCTATATTGCTCCTAGACGAGGCCACTGCGTCGCTGGACTCCAATACCGAGAGAGAGATCCAGGATGCCCTCGACCGCGTCACGTCTGGGCGAACCACAATCACCATTGC ACATCGCCTTTCTACCATCACCAATTCTGACGAGATTGTTGTTctggacaagggcaaggtCGTCGAGCGCGGCACTCATGAGGAGTTACTGGCGCTCCGAGGAAAGTACCACGTCATGTGGGAGAAGCAGACGACGATTGAGAcgagagagaaggagaagatggaggagCAGGGCGAGGCGTCTGAAGCGGGGTCCCACGAATGA
- the pol3 gene encoding DNA polymerase delta catalytic subunit — translation MTSVLPQKRVLGEAGTRQNIPPSTPGSAKKRRTDIFSSSPAARFTGFQRDPKAKPGSSQPKSAFETEVLEKLSQDISDLKRSNAEKDQAWDRPPVVDFEPQRDSLCFQSIEAEEGTLHGGKATVKLFGVSEQGYSVMLHVTDFKHYLYVRAPVLFQPHDVGNFKTFLEGQVAQHQPAIHSVALLFREDIYGFSGNEQHAYLKVTVTDPKFINRVRSTIESGNANWKGMWGVTEGIRTYDNIQYVLRFMVDCKVQGMAWVEAPAARYKIVPENLRQSNCQIEAEVPYLDLIAHKPEGKWAKMAPLRILSFDIECAGRKGIFPEANQDPVIQIANVVTKYGEKKPFIRNVFCLDTTSSIVATQILEYQKEDRMLSEWQQFLIRADPDIIIGYNIANFDFPYLLERAKHLKVSGFEYWSRLPSVPSRVKETNFSSKQIGNRDTKATNTNGRLQLDLLQLIQRDHHLRSYTLNSVCAHFLGEQKEDVHHTMITELFNGTPESRRRLALYCLKDAYLPQRLMDKLSCLENYTEMARVTGVPFNFLLSRGQQIKFVSQLFRKALEQKLVIPNIRADASDEQYEGATVIEPVRGYYDVPIATLDFASLYPSIIQAHNLCYTTLVKDKKLIEKFGLVKDEDYIVTPNGDTFVTTKQRKGLLAQILEELLTARKQAKRELAQETDPFKKAVLNGRQLALKISANSVYGLTGATTGKLPCLEIASSTTSFGRQMIERTKDEVEKKYNIANGYSHDAQVIYGDTDSVMVKFGTKDLAEAMKLGEEASHYVSSKFVKPIKLEFEKVYFPYLLINKKRYAGLYWTRPEKYDKMDTKGIETVRRDNCLLVQTVIEKVLRMILIDRDVGGAQEYVKDTIANLLQNKVDMSKLVITKALTKDDYAAKQAHVELAHRMKKRDAGSAPALGDRVAYVMVRGAAGAKNFEKSEDPLYVLENNVPIDTKYYLDNQLAKPLGRIFEPILGETKARTLLTGDHTRTISVAAPTVGGLMKFAKKTQTCMGCKKPLTGKHESNGAVCSDCAPRVGELYKRTLDKVSDLEVRFGRLWTQCQRCQGSMHCEVICSSKDCPIFYMRMKAKKDLEDAGKDLSRFDMDPAAMW, via the exons ATGACCTCAGTCCTGCCCCAGAAGCGGGTGCTAGGCGAGGCAGGCACCCGCCAGAACATTCCGCCATCAACGCCAGGCTCAGCCAAAAAGCGTAGGACCGATATcttttcatcatcaccggcggCCAGATTCACAGGCTTCCAAAGAGATCCCAAGGCAAAGCCTGGATCGAGCCAGCCAAAAAGTGCCTTTGAGACCGAGGTCTTGGAGAAGCTGAGCCAAGACATCTCAGACCTGAAGCGCAGCAATGCCGAGAAGGATCAGGCATGGGACCGCCCACCAGTTGTCGACTTTGAGCCCCAGCGCGATAGCCTGTGTTTCCAGTCTattgaagctgaagaaggaaCCTTGCATGGTGGCAAAGCGACTGTCAAGTTATTCGGCGTCTCGGAACAAGGCTATTCAGTGATGCTGCACGTCACCGACTTTAAACATTACCTCTATGTCCGTGCTCCGGTTCTATTTCAACCGCACGATGTCGGTAATTTCAAGACTTTCCTTGAGGGACAGGTCGCTCAGCATCAGCCCGCTATTCATTCGGTCGCCCTACTTTTCAGAGAAGACATTTATGGCTTCTCGGGCAACGAGCAGCACGCCTATCTCAAAGTTACGGTCACGGACCCcaaatttataaatagagTGCGCTCTACTATAGAAAGTGGAAATGCGAACTGGAAAGGCATGTGGGGAGTCACAGAAGGCATCAGGACATATGACAATATCCAATATGTCCTTCGATTCATGGTGGACTGCAAG GTCCAAGGCATGGCATGGGTCGAAGCGCCAGCGGCCCGATACAAGATAGTCCCCGAAAACCTCAGACAATCCAACTGCCAGATCGAAGCGGAAGTCCCATATCTCGACTTGATTGCTCATAAACCCGAAGGCAAATGGGCCAAGATGGCTCCACTTCGTATCTTATCTTTCGACATCGAGTGTGCTGGCAGAAAAGGCATCTTCCCAGAAGCCAACCAGGACCCGGTCATTCAAATCGCCAATGTCGTCACAAAGTatggagagaagaagccatTTATTCGTAATGTCTTTTGCCTGGATACAACAAGCTCCATTGTAGCTACGCAGATTCTAGAGTATCAGAAGGAAGACAGGATGTTGAGCGAATGGCAGCAGTTCCTAATTCGAGCCGATCCAGATATTATTATTGGGTACAATATTGCCAACTTCGATTTTCCTTATTTATTGGAGAGAGCAAAGCATCTCAAAGTCAGTGGCTTTGAATACTGGTCTCGTCTTCCCAGCGTTCCGTCTAGGGTCAAGGAGACAAATTTCTCGAGTAAGCAAATTGGTAATCGAGACACCAAggccaccaacaccaacggGCGACTGCAGCTCGATTTACTTCAATTGATTCAACGAGATCATCATCTTCGAAGTTATACTCTCAACTCTGTGTGCGCACATTTTTTGGGCGAACAAAAGGAAGATGTGCACCACACCATGATCACTGAACTTTTTAACGGTACTCCAGAATCAAGACGACGTTTAGCCCTCTACTGTTTAAAGGACGCATATCTTCCACAACGACTAATGGATAAGCTTTCATGTCTGGAAAACTATACCGAAATGGCAAGAGTTACTGGTGTGCCCTTTAACTTTTTACTGTCCCGCGGCCAACAAATCAAGTTTGTGAGCCAGCTATTCCGCAAAGCTTTAGAACAGAAACTGGTGATACCTAATATCCGAGCTGATGCCTCGGACGAGCAGTATGAAGGTGCCACCGTTATCGAACCTGTCCGAGGTTATTACGATGTGCCTATTGCCACCCTGGATTTCGCGTCCCTATACCCGAGTATTATTCAGGCACACAATCTATGCTATACCACACTGGTaaaagacaagaagctgATTGAAAAATTTGGCTTGGTTAAAGACGAAGATTACATCGTCACACCCAACGGAGACACCTTCGTGACAACCAAACAACGCAAGGGGCTTCTAGCGCAGATTCTTGAAGAACTGTTAACCGCTCGTAAACAGGCCAAGCGCGAGTTGGCTCAGGAAACAGACCCGTTCAAGAAAGCTGTATTGAACGGTCGCCAGCTCGCGTTAAAGATCAGTGCCAACTCCGTCTATGGATTGACAGGCGCTACGACGGGAAAACTTCCCTGCCTTGAGATTGCCAGCAGTACGACTAGTTTCGGCAGGCAAATGATTGAAAGGACAAAAGATGAAGTGGAGAAGAAGTATAATATTGCCAACGGATACTCGCACGACGCTCAGGTCATTTACGGTGATACTGATtccgtcatggtcaagtttgGCACGAAGGACTTGGCTGAGGCAATGAAGCTAGGCGAGGAAGCGTCGCACTATGTGTCTTCCAAGTTTGTTAAGCCAATCAAGCTTGAATTCGAGAAGGTGTACTTTCCGTACCTGCTGATCAACAAGAAGCGGTACGCCGGATTGTACTGGACCAGGCCGGAGAAGTACGACAAGATGGACACGAAGGGCATCGAGACGGTTCGGCGAGATAACTGTCTGTTGGTGCAGACCGTTATCGAAAAGGTCCTCCGAATGATTCTGATTGACCGGGATGTTGGTGGTGCGCAAGA ATACGTCAAAGACACAATTGCCAACTTGTTACAAAATAAAGTGGACATGTCAAAGCTTGTCATCACCAAGGCTCTGACAAAAGACGACTACGCTGCCAAACAAGCACATGTGGAACTAGCTCACCGAATGAAGAAGCGTGACGCTGGTTCGGCTCCTGCGCTTGGAGACCGCGTTGCTTATGTCATGGTTCGTGGAGCTGCTGGTGCCAAAAACTTTGAGAAGTCGGAGGATCCCCTCTATGTCCTCGAGAATAACGTGCCTATTGATACCAAATACTACCTGGATAACCAGCTAGCTAAACCGTTGGGACGTATATTCGAGCCTATCCTGGGCGAAACCAAGGCGAGGACGCTGCTGACGGGAGATCACACGAGAACAATATCTGTGGCGGCACCGACGGTGGGTGGGCTGATGAAATTTGCGAAAAAGACACAGACATGCATGGGCTGCAAGAAGCCGCTTACAGGCAAGCACGAGAGCAATGGGGCTGTTTGCTCAGACTGCGCTCCCAGGGTGGGCGAACTGTACAAGAGGACTCTGGACAAGGTTTCGGATCTCGAGGTTCGATTCGGCCGATTATGGACGCAGTGTCAGCGATGCCAGGGCAGCATGCATTGCGAGGTTATCTGTAGCAGTAAGGATTGTCCAATCTTCTACATGAGGATGAAGGCAAAGAAGGATCTGGAAGATGCAGGCAAGGACCTGTCGCGGTTCGACATGGACCCGGCCGCCATGTGGTGA
- the gdh gene encoding NADP-specific glutamate dehydrogenase: MPHLNGNGNGNGNGTHVAAAATSHLPSEPEFEQAYKELASTLEDSTLFREHPEYRTALAVAAIPERVIQFRVVWEDDNGQLQVNRGFRVQFNSALGPYKGGLRLHPTVNLSILKFLGFEQIFKNALTGLNMGGGKGGADFDPKGKSDGEIRRFCQAFMRELSKHIGADTDVPAGDIGVSGREIGYMYGAYRQARNRWEGVLTGKGLSWGGSLIRPEATGYGLIYYVEHMLEYAGRGTFAGKKVAISGSGNVAQYAALKCIELGATVVSLSDSKGSLVATADKPFTAEHVDQIAELKVQRRALSELDHAGRYKYVEGARPWTHVGAVDVALPCATQNEVSRDEAESLVASGVVAVAEGSNMGCTQEAIDLFEAERRKKGGEAIWYAPGKAANCGGVAVSGLEMAQNCQRLTWTADEVDDKLKAIMKNAFANGLETAKKYVETKEGELPSLVAGSNIAGFVKVAQAMQDQGDWWA; encoded by the exons ATGCCCCAtctcaacggcaacggcaacggcaatggcaatggcactcacgttgccgctgccgccacGAGCCACTTGCCGTCCGAGCCTGAGTTTGAGCAAGCCTACAAAG AGCTCGCCAGCACCCTCGAGGACAGCACCCTCTTCCGCGAGCACCCCGAGTACCGCACCGCCTTGgccgttgccgccatccCTGAGCGCGTGATTCAGTTCCGCGTCGTGTGGGAGGACGACAATGGCCAGTTGCAAGTGAACCGTGGCTTCAGGGTGCAGTTCAACTCGGCCCTGGGCCCGTACAAGGGTGGTTTGCGGCTTCACCCTACCGTCAACCTGTCCAT CCTCAAGTTTCTTGGTTTTGAGCAGATTTTCAAGAATGCCCTTACTGGAT TGaacatgggcggcggcaagggcggcgcAGACTTCGACCCCAAGGGCAAGTCTGACGGCGAGATCCGCCGCTTCTGCCAGGCCTTTATGCGCGAGCTGTCCAAGCACATTGGCGCGGATACCGACGTGCCCGCGGGCGATATTGGCGTGTCCGGCCGGGAGATTGGCTACATGTACGGCGCGTACCGACAGGCGAGAAACCGCTGGGAGGGCGTGTTGACCGGAAAGGGGTTGAGCTGGGGCGGCTCTCTCATCCGACCTG AGGCCACTGGCTACGGCCTCATCTACTATGTGGAACACATGCTCGAGTACGCCGGCCGCGGTACATTTGCCGGCAAGAAGGTGGCCAtctctggctctggcaacGTCGCGCAGTACGCGGCCCTCAAATGCATCGAGCTCGGCGCCACGGTCGTCTCGCTCTCCGACTCCAAGGGCTCGCTGGTGGCGACCGCCGACAAGCCCTTCACCGCGGAACACGTCGATCAGATTGCCGAGCTCAAGGTGCAGCGGCGCGCGCTGTCGGAGCTTGACCACGCCGGGCGGTACAAGTACGTCGAGGGCGCTCGTCCGTGGACGCACGTGGGCGCCGTGGACGTTGCGCTGCCCTGCGCGACGCAGAACGAGGTCAGCAGGGACGAGGCCGAGTCTCTGGTGGCCAGTGGCGTCGTCGCTGTTGCTGAGGGCTCCAACATGGGCTGCACGCAGGAGGCGATCGACTTGTTTGAGGCGGAGCGGCGCAAGAAGGGCGGCGAGGCTATTTGGTACGCGCCCGGCAAGGCGGCCAACTGCGGCGGCGTTGCCGTCTCTGGGCTGGAGATGGCCCAGAACTGCCAG CGACTCACCTGGAccgccgacgaggtcgacgacaagctcaaggccatcatgaagAACGCCTTCGCCAACGGCCTCGAGACGGCGAAAAAGTACGTCGAGACCAAGGAGGGCGAGCTGCCTTCTCTCGTGGCCGGCAGCAACATTGCTGGCTTTGTCAAGGTTGCGCAGGCTATGCAGGACCAGGGCGATTGGTGGGCCTGA